CCAGGTGAATCCGCCACCCAGCGCTTCCATCAAAACCAGGTCGCCCCGCTTGATCCTTCCGTCCTGGACAGCCCGGTCAAAAGCCAGCGGGACCGAGGCTGCGGACGTGTTGCCATGATCTGCAACCGTAGAGATCACTTTTTCCGTCGGGATCGACAAACGCCGCGCCACACCCTCAAGAATGCGCTGATTGGCCTGATGCGGCACGAACCAGTCGACCTCCTCGATCGTCACGCCGCAGCGCGAGGCAATCGTGGTCATCGACTCGGCGATATTGGTGATGGCGTGCCGGAAGACCTGATTGCCGACCATGCGCAGATGCCCGACCGTTCCCGTCGAGGATGGTCCGCCATCGACATGGAGCAGGTCCTTGAAACGCCCGTCCGAGCGCAGATAAGTGCCCAGAATACCGGACCGGTCCGTGCCCTCTCCCGCCGGCTCGGCGGCCTGCAACACCATGGCGCCGGCGCCATCGCCGAACAGCACGCAGGTCGAGCGGTCAGTCCAGTCGAGAATTCGTGACATCGTCTCGGCACCGACGACGAGTGCCGTTTTCGCCTGTCCACGCGCAATCATGTTGTCGGCCATGGACAGCGCATAGACAAAACCGGTGCACACGGCCTGGACATCAAAGGCCGCGCCCTGTGTCGCACCCAGCCGCGCCTGCAGCATGGTGCCAACCGAGGGGAAGGTGAAATCCGGAGTGGTCGTCGCGACGACGATCAGGTCGAGCTCTTCAGCGGCAATGCCGGCATCCTCGAGCGCACGACGGGCGGCGCGTTCGGCCAGGTCGCAGGTGGTGACCCCCTCGCCGGCAATATGGCGCTGGCGGATACCGGTGCGCTCACGGATCCAGCTATCGCTGGTGTCCACCATGGCGGAGATTTCGTCATTATTCAGAATCCGCTCGGGCAGATGCGACCCGATACCGGCAATACGCGCACTCAGTTCAGTCATGACGCTGCTGCGACTTCCTGTTCTTCAAAACTGGCAAACTTGTCGAGATTGGCGCGGATCTGGGCCATGAAATCGCTTTGCGCCATCACATAGGCCAGACCGAGTGCAGAGGCGAAGCCTTCGCCGTCGGCGCCGCCATGCGATTTCACCACAATGCCCTTGAGGCCCAAAAGCACACCGCCATTGATGTAGCGCGGATCCATGCGCTGACGCAGGCGTTCAAGCGCGCCCAGCGACAACAGGCCGGCGGCCAGCTTGGCCAGCAAAGAGCTGGTCAGTGCATCGCGCACCCAGCCGGCCACGAGGCGGGCCGTGCCTTCGGCGGTCTTCAACGCAATATTGCCGGTGAAACCGTCGGTGACGACGACATCGATACCGCCGGCGGAAATGTCATTGCCCTCGATGAAGCCCTGATAGGCAATATCCAGATTGGCCTTGCGGATCAGCTGGTCGGCCTCACGCACGGTATCATTGCCCTTGAGCTCTTCCTGGCCGACATTCAACAGGCCGACGCTGGGCGCCTCGCCGCCGAACACGGCGCGGTGATAGGCCTCACCCATGATGGCAAATTCGACCAGCTGGGTCGCATTGCACTGCACATTGGCGCCAACATCGAGGACCACGGTATGACCCTTCGGGGTCGGCCAGTTGGCCGAGATCGCCGGGCGGTGAACGCCCTTCTTCATGCGCAGGATGACCTTGCCGATCGCCATCAGGGCGCCGGTATTGCCGGACGACACGATCGCCCCGGCCTCGCCAGACTTCACACTCTGGATCGCATTCCACATCGAGGAGCCGCGGGCGCGCCGAACGGCCTCGCTGGGCTTGTCGGTCATCTGGACCAGGGTCTCCGTGTGGCGCAGCTCGCAGACGGCCGCGACCTTGGGATGCCTGGCCAGAAGCGGCGCGAGCAGGGCTTCGTCGCCGTGCAGGAGATAGGTCGCCTTGCGGTCCGGCCAGCGCTTGAGCGCGTGGCCGATACCCTCGACGACCGCGGCCGGTCCGAGATCGCCGCCCATGGCGTCGACCGAAATCGTTGGAATGGCTGTCATGAGTAGCGGTGCCGTGTCCCTCGCAGAGGCGCCAAAGCGCCAAAAAAGCCCGCGGAACTTAGCCCATGGCCCAAGCAATGCAAGGCGGCAAGACGGCGATCAGGGCGTCGCGAAATCAGGTTGACCACCGTCCAGCAGGGCGGCCCCGCCCTGCGCATCAAGCCCGGCAATGGTCGAGTTGACGTATAGGGCAAGGGCGGACGCCCGTGGGTCGTCGCCCTGCGTATTGTAGACATTGCGCGCCAGCACCGCCTGCAATTGGCCCGGATCCTCTTCGCCCGCGGCCTGTCGCAAGGCCTCGGCGCGGCCGTAAAACCCTTCCGCCATGAAGCGGATTTTCTTGCCGACCCCCGAATCCCCCACGCCCATCTCGCGCATGCCAGCGTCGAAATCGTCGAACATGGTGTCGAACAGCGCCTGCGACAGCTTGCGGGCATCATCGACATCCCCGAGCGCCTGCAGCTGCAACACGACGAGCGCGCAGTGCAGGATGATCATCTCGAAACGGCCCTCGACCGTGTCGGGAACACCCAGCCGGGCATACAGATCAGGTGACCGCGCCGCCGCCACGACATGGCGGTAAAGCGCTTCGGCGCGAGCTTTTTCCGGCTTCTTGCCGAAAAGACCGTTCAACATGCGATCCGCACTCCCAAGAATTGGCGCTTGAAGCTAAGCTCGCCCCCGGTTAGGTCAAGACAGGGCCGCACGCGACACCACGTCGCGCGGGGCCGTACCATCTTGCAGGAGTTCCTGATGAAGCGTCGCGTTAGCCTTACAATCCTGATCGCCGCCTGTGCGATCGGCGCATCGGCCTGCAACCCGGTCCTGCGCTCGCACGGCTATCGCTACACCACCCAGGACGTGCCTGAAATCATCGTCGCCGAAGACACCGAGAGCTCCGTCCTCTCGCGCCTCGGCAACCCGTCGACCCGCGGCACCTTCGAAGAGAACACCTGGTATTATATCTCGGCGACCCGCGAGAGCCTGGCCTATCTGCGCCCTGCAACGCGTGACCGCCGCATCATCGCGGTGACTTTCGACGAGAATGGTCTGGTCAGCGATGTTGCTGAATACGGGCTGGAAGATGGCCGCGTGGTTGCCATTGCCGATCGCGAAACCCCGACCCGGGGCCGCGAGCTGACCTTCCTTGAGCAGCTGCTCGGCAATGTCGGACGCCTGCCCACCGAACAGTTCGGCGGCGAGCAGAACCTGCCAGGCGGCGCCGGTGGTCCACGTCGCGACCAGTAGTCGGTCGACACGACAGCGTCACATCCAGAAAAAGCCCCGACCGGACGGTCGGGGCTTTTCTTTGCTCAAGGCCCGGGCTTGCTGAATATCCGGGGCAAGCGGGCCGCAACGGCGTTCCGGATTATTCGCCGCATCCCATCATGGTTTCCAGCAATCGCGCTGACAGGGCGAACATTTCACCCTGGCTTTCATCCACATTGGTCAGCATGGCCACGGCATGACCTGACTGGATGTCGTAGGCCGACGTCATGTTGGAGGCGCCGTTGGAGCCCGACTGGGTGGAGACCGGGCGGGTCTCGCCACACAGCTCCCAGTCCCGAAAGCGGCCACCAAACGCATAGGCTTGCTGTGGCGCCTGCACCGTCCGGAACAGGTCCAGGCTCGCCGCGCTCAACACCCGCCCATCGGCAAGCGCTCGCTCCAATGCGATCATGTCCGCCGCGGTCGTGTAGCTGCCCCGAAAGAAGCTCGGCGACCAATAATCGCCCTGCCCTGCCGGATCGCCCGGATCGAATCCGATCGCGACATCATTCACCCGCGGATCGGTATTGGACAGGTCGTTGAGATAGCCGCCACTCTGGCGCATTTGCGCCGGTTCGAAGACATGCCGCGCCCGCAATTGCGGGTAAGGCAGGCCAGTCACTTCCTCCAGAAGGTATTGAACCAGAAGCCAATTAGAGAGGGCATAGTCGAATTGCTCCCCCGGCTCGAAAGCAAGATCGCCGCTGGCGTAGAGCGAAACAGCTTCGGGGACACGGATCGCTTCGACCGCCTCCATCTCGCCATTGGCGACCCGTCTGAAGGCCTGGAGAAGGTCATTGGGAAGACCTGACTGATTGCTCAGGATATGGCGCAGTGTCAGCCGGTCGCCGGTATCGCTCCGGTAGTCGGGAAGATAGGCCGAGATCGAGGTATCAATGTCCAGCACCCCCTCATCAATCAGGGCGAAAACCACGAGGGCTGCGAAATACTTCTCGACCGAACCGGTCTGGAATGCCGTGTCCGCTGTGAGCGACCGCGCCGTATCCGGGTCCGCCACGCCTACGACCAGTTGATAGGGCGGAAGGCCTGGCGCGCTAGACATGATGACGCCATTGAAATCATGCGCTTCGACCCATTCACGCGCAATCGCGTCCACCGCCTGATCCTGCGCCAGCACAGCCTGGGCTGACCCGGTATTGCCGGAACATGCGGCCAGCCCCGCCGCCAGAACACTTATCAAAACATACTTCATGGAAGACCTTTCTCCTTGATCCCACGGCGGGCTCCAGTGCCGCGGCCATGATTCAAGGCTAGCCGATCGACCGCCAGCAATCTTCGCCGCTCGACGATCCGTCACCACCATTGGCCGATTGCCCCAGTCCCAAGCGCCGCATCGACGCGCCTACTCCACACTGAGCACCCTTTCCTTATCCCCTGGGAGAAGGTGGCCGGAGGCCGGATGAGGGGGGATTTCTCCTGCGCTCACCGGGACTTACCCCTCACCCTGGCCCTCTCCCAGGGGAGAGGGAAAGTGCGCTACATCAAAGAATCGAGAAAACTTGTCCGCCCTCCTTTTCGCCCACCCCATGATCACTCCCGTTCCCGGGCCATGGACCGGTTATCCAGGGGATTTGGGAGAGCGAACCGCATCCGGTCTGGCCGGCCTGTCAGGCCGCCTATTCCGACGCCGAGGAAACCTGGAAATTGCGCTGCGAGACCCTGGCAAAAAGAAAGAGCTCCGGCCGCTGGCCGGAGCTCTCAGATCGTCTCGATGATGATGACTAGTGGGCCAGGAAGGCCAACAGCAGCAAGGCCACGATATTGGTGATCTTGATCATCGGGTTCACAGCCGGGCCGGCGGTGTCCTTGTAGGGATCACCCACGGTGTCACCGGTCACGGAGGCCTTGTGGGCTTCCGAGCCCTTGCCGCCGTGATTGCCGTCTTCGATATACTTCTTGGCATTGTCCCAGGCACCGCCGCCGACAGTCATGGAGACCGCGACGAAGAGACCGTTGACGATGACACCCAGAAGCATCGCACCGACAGCCGCCAGCGCCTGCGCCTGACCGGCAATGGCATTGATGGCGAAGTAGAGCACGATCGGCGACAGCACGGGCAGAAGCGACGGCACGATCATCTCGCGGATCGCCGCCTTGGTCAGGATGTCCACGGCGCGGCCATAATCCGGCTTCGCCTTGTACTCCATGATGCCCGGGATCTCCTTGAACTGGCGACGCACTTCGGCAACGACAGCCGTGGCCGCGCGGCCCACCGCCATCATCGACATGCCGCCGAACAGGTAAGGCAGCAAACCGCCAAACAGGAGGCCGACGATCACATACGGGTTCTCGAGCGAGAAGTTCGGCTCGATCCCCAGCAAGTGTTCGACATCGGTGGTGTAGGCCGCGAACAGGACCAGGGCACCCAGGCCGGCAGAGCCGATGGCATAGCCCTTGGTGACGGCCTTGGTGGTGTTACCCACCGCGTCCAGCGTGTCCGTCGTGTTGCGGACGCTCTCATCGAGACCGGCCATTTCGGCGATACCGCCCGCATTGTCGGTGACCGGACCGAAGGCATCGAGGGCCACGATCAGACCGGCCAGCGCCAGCATGGTCGTCACCGAGATGGCGATGCCGAACAGGCCTGCCAGCGTATAGGTCCCGAGGATGCCGCCGATGATGATCAGCGCCGGCAGCGCCGTCGATTCCAGCGAGACCGCGAGGCCCTGGATGACATTGGTGCCGTGTCCGGACTCGGACGCCTTGGCGACCGATTTCACCGGACGGTATTCGGTACCGGTATAGTATTCGGTGACCCAGATGATCGCGGCGGTGACCACAAGCCCGATAATACCGGACCAGAACAGGTTCATCCCGGTGATCATCTTGCCATTCACTTCGGCGATGTCACCCATGCCGATGGTGTAGTCCGTGACCAGCCACAGGGCGCCGATCGACAACACACCGGCGACGATGAGGCCCTTGTAGAGCGCGCCCATCACATTGGTGCCCTTGCCCAGGCTGACGAAGAAAGTGCCGACAATCGAGGTCACGATGCAGGCCGCACCGATCATCAACGGGTAGAGCACCATCGTCGAAGCGAGCTCGCCGGTGAAGAAGATCGCAGCCAGCACCATGGTGGCGACCACGGTCACGGCATAGGTCTCGAACAGGTCCGCGGCCATGCCGGCGCAGTCACCGACATTGTCACCGACATTATCGGCGATGGTGGCGGCATTGCGGGGATCATCTTCCGGGATACCGGCTTCAATCTTGCCGACCATGTCACCACCGACATCCGCACCTTTGGTGAAGATACCGCCGCCGAGACGGGCAAAGATCGAAATCAACGAGGCGCCAAAGCCGAGTGCAACCAGCGAATCGATGATGATCCGACCGGTTTCATCGCTTCCCAGAACGAGGCCCATCGGGCCTGTCAGGACCCAGTAATACCCGGCAACACCCAGCAGGGCCAAGCCGGCAACCAGCATGCCTGTGACGGCACCCGAGCGGAACGCGACCGCAAGACCGGCAGCCAGGCTGGTGCTAGCGGCCTGGGTGGTGCGCACATTGGCGCGGACCGAGACCAGCATGCCGATGAAGCCCGCAGCTCCCGACAGGATGGCGCCAATGGCAAAGCCCAGTGCAACCTGCCAGCCAAGGAAGACAGCGATCAGGACGCAGACGGCGATGCCGACGATACCGATGGTGGTGTATTGACGTTTGAGGTAGGCGTTTGCGCCTTCCTGAATGGCCGATGCGATTTCCTGCATCTTTTCAGTGCCCGCGCTTGCCGACATCAGCCGCTGGGTCTGTACGACCCCGTAGATGATGGCAAGAACAGCGGCCGCAATGGCCAATAATAGCATGTTCATGGATTCCAGCCCCGTTTGTTCACAACGTTATGGTCTCGGAAGGAAAACGGGAAAGCATGCGCGTGTGATCACGCCGACCTTAGACACCTCCCCCGTTATTCTTTTTATTGTTGGGGGGACTATGCCCAATGGAACAGAGCGGTGCAATACGCGCTCTTTATCCAGTCATGGCATTGACTTGTTGCAGTGCAATATAGTTCTAGCGACGGAGAATCCGGGTGTCGGCCTGGCGAATCTCCACATGGTCAATCGCACGCTGGCCATAATGCTCACGCAGGGCTGTCTCCCAGACCTGCACGGCGAGCTCATTGTCGAGACCGGAGCCGTCCTCATTGGAGATCGAATGGCGAAAGCTCGCCCGCACTGCAGCATCGAGGGCGTAGTGGGCCGCTTCACGGGCATCCCAGATGTTCTGCCCATCCGCGAATCGGACCCGAAGCTGCACATAGGCGTAGCCGGTCAGGCGACCGTCGCGAGACAGGGGCGCAACGACCGTCGGCATTGTGAAAGCACGCGGGTCATCATTGTCCTCGACCTCAACCTCGTCCTCATCCTCAGATCCGGCCAGATTGAACAGGGTCAGGATGCGGTTCGAACGACCACCTTCCTGCGATCCGCCACTCGATTCGGCGGGCGGCGACACCCTTGCCAAAACAGGCGCCGTTGCGAGCGGCGACAGCAACAGGGACAACAGGACAGCGAACAGAAAACGCATGACGGCCTCTCAATCAAAGCAGAGACTGACAGCATTGCCTCAAAAATGCGTAAAGCCCGATTTCCGCGGCTGCATCAGGCTGCCATCACCCCATCGCGCCTGCACGCCCTCCCCCGCCATCACCGATCCGATGCGCGTCAGATTGGTGTCCAGCGACAGACCCAGCGCGGCGATCCGCTCCCGACACCCTGCCGGTGCCGTAAAGAGGAGTTCATAATCGTCACCACCGGCAAGCAGGGCGTCCAACGCCCCCCCCGACTCCAGCCAGTCCCTGGCCGTTGGCGAAACCGGCACAGTATCGACATCCACCCTGAGCGAGCAGGCGCTGGCCGCCGCGATGTGGCCGGCATCGGCCAGCAACCCATCGGACACGTCAATGGCAGCGCTGGCCAGTCCCCGCAGGGCAAGTCCCAGTTCAAGTCGCGGATCCGGCGCCTGGTAGCGCTCAAGCGCGCCAGCCAGCTCTGTTCCGGCTTTCCTTGCCGAAAGCAGCCCGAGCAATCCGTCACCGATCATGCCCGACACCCAGACATCCTCACCCGGACGCGCCCCGGAACGGCGCAGCGCGGTGCCGGTCTCGATCTGGCCGACAAGCGTCAGTGTCACCGTCAGAGGTCCCGGCGTCGACGTGGTGTCGCCGCCGATCAGCACCAGACCGTATCTGGATTGCTCACGATGCAGTGCACGCACAAAAGCCTCGCGCCACGCGGCATCGAGCGCCTCCGGCCAGGCGATGGCGGACAGATAACCACGCGGACGCGCGCCCATGGCAGCGAGATCGGAGAGATTGGACCGCAAGGCCCGCGCTGCCACCACGGCAGGCGTGTCACTGTCAAGAAAATGGACGCCGGCGACCAGGCTGTCACACGCCAGAACGGTTTCCTGTCCCGGTTCGGCTTGCAGCAGGGCAGCATCGTCGGCAAGGCCGAGCGCGGCGGGATCACCCTCTGTCAGCGGCAGGAGCCGCGTCCGGATGAACTCGAATTCGCCGTCCCCGGCCATCGCCTAGAATTCGTCCGGACGGGCGCCACGTGCGCAGCGATCAAAGGCCGCATTGATGAATTTGGGCTCGGCCCCCTCGAAAAAGGCATTGGCGACCTCGATATACTCGTCGATCACCACACGCGCCGGCACATCCTTGCGATAAAGAAGCTCAAAGCCGCCAACCCGCAGGATGGCGCGGACGGTCGCGTCCAAACGCTCGAGCCGCCACTTGTCGGCCAGCAGCGCGTCCATCGCCGGATCGACATCGGCCTGGCGTTCGACGACTCCGGCGACCAGGCTCTCGAAGAAATCCTCATCGGCCTCGACGAATTCGGGAGCCTCGCCGCAGGCACCGAAACGGTGCTCGCGGAATTCGCGGATGACCGCGCTGGCGCCGAGACCACCAATCTCCATCTGGTAGAGGGCCTGGACCGCCGACAGCCGTGCGGCACGGCGCAGGCGGGCGCGGTTTTCAGATGGTGATTCCTTGCTGGCAGTGGCCATGCTCATGCGCTCCTGAACCGGTTGCGCAGCTCGATCAGCATCATCGCTGCATTCGCTGCATCCGCGCCCTTATTCTTGTCGATCGCCCGCTTCAAGGCCTGTGCGCGGTTCTCGACGGTGAGGATACCATTGCCGACCGGGATGGCCTTCAGGTTCAAATCCATGATTCCACGAGCCGATTCACCGCAGACATAGTCGTAATGCGTGGTTTCGCCACGAATGACACATCCCAACGCGACATAGCCATCATAGCCGGCGCCGGCCTTTTCGGCCTGGGCGATCGTGCCCGGAATTTCCAGCGCTCCCGGGACTTCGACAATGTCAAAAGCAAAGCCCTTGGCCTCAATGGCCTCGCGCGCGCCCTTGATCAGGCCATCGGCGATGTCGCGATAGAAAGTGCCCGCGATGATGAGATATTTTGGCGCGCTCATGCGTCACCCTCCGGAAAATGCCGCTCTTCGCGGATGGAAAGACCATAGCCGTCCAGGCCAACAATCGTTTGCGGCTTGGTAGACAGGAGCACCATGTCGCGCACCCCCAGATCCAGCAGGATTTGCGCACCAACACCATATTCGCGCAAGCGGCGAGCTTCCCGTTCGTCCTGGGCCAGAACAGGATGAGCGCCAAGGCGTTCCATGATGGCGGTATGGGAGGTCTCGCGAATGAAGACCATCACCGCCGGCCCGTCCGCGTCGGAAATTGCGCGTATACCGGCTTCGACCAGGGCGCCACGCGGTCCGCTCTCGTGCAGGACATCATCGACGAAGCTGACCTTGTGCATGCGCACAGTAGTTGGCTCGGACGCGTTCGGTTGCCCCTTGACCAGGGCGACATGCTCGGACCCGTCCAGGGTATTGCGGAAGACGACGAGCTTGAACGGCCCCCCGAATTGCGAGGAAAACTCGCTTTCGATCCGGCGCTCGATGAAGCGGTCATTCTTGCGGCGATAGGCGATCAGGTCGGCAATCGTGCCGATCTTCAGACCGTGCAACTGGGCAAAGGCGACCAGATCAGGCAGGCGCGCCATCGAGCCGTCCTCATTCATGATCTCGCAGATCACACCGGCCGAGCCGGCACCGGCCAGGCGCGCCACATCGACCGAGGCTTCGGTGTGTCCGGCCCGAACCAGCACGCCGCCATCGCGGGCGACCAGCGGGAAGACATGGCCCGGTGTCGCGATATCATCAGCGCCCTTGGACGGATCCGTCGCGACCTCGATGGTGCGGGCCCGGTCATGGGCGGAAATGCCGGTGGTGACGCCTTCACGGGCTTCGATCGAGGTGGTGAAAGCGGTCTGGTGGCGGGACCGGTTGTCACTGGACATCAGCTTGAGATCGAGCTGTTCGACCCGCTCCTGGCTCATCGCCAGGCAGATCAGGCCACGGCCATGCTTGGCCATGAAATTGACTGCATCCGGTGTGGCGAACTTGGCCGGGATGACCAGGTCGCCTTCATTCTCGCGGTCTTCCGCGTCGACGAGGATGAACATGCGCCCATTGCGCGCATCCTCGATGACGTCCTCGATGGGGGAAAGTGGGATGTCGCTCACGCGCGTCTCCAGAAATCAGGTCGGCGAGAATTCGCTCAGACGGGCGGCGTAGCGCGCCATGAGGTCAACCTCAAGATTGACGTGTGCGCCAATTTGCAGCGCGCCCAGCGTCGTCACGTCGGCAGTATGGGGAATGATCATCAGGTCGAAGGTCTCGTCAGTCACGCCATTGACCGTCAGCGACACGCCATCGACAGTGATCGAACCCTTGCGGGCAATGAATTTGTTGAGCGTTGCCGGTGGCTTCACCGTCAGCACGATCCAATCGCCGTCATCACGGCGGCCGACAAGCTCGCCAATGCCGTCGACATGGCCGGTGACCAGGTGCCCGCCAAGTTCCTCACCCAATGCCAGGGCGCGCTCAAGATTGATCGCATCACCTTCGCGCCAGCTGCCCAGCGTGGTCAGCGACAGCGTTTCCGGCGAGACGTCTACCGCAAACCAGCACCCCTCACCGGTCCGGCCCTTCCCGACAACCGTAAGACAGGCGCCAGCATGGGCGATCGACGCGCCCATAGCGATCCCGTCCGGGTCATAGGGAGCTTCGATCTCGAAACGCCGCTGGCTGTCGCCGCTGATTGAACGGACCCGGCCCTTGGCAGTGACAATTCCGGTAAACATCAGCGGTTCCGTTCGTATGTTTCCTGCAGGTCGGCGCCCCGTTCGATCACGCCCACCCGTCTGAAGATGGGCGCCTTGTCGAGCGTCTCAAGGCCCAGCGCTGCAAGTGCCGGCAAACCGTCACCGCCCAGCACCATCGGGGCGCGGAACCATTCGATCCGGTCGACCAACCCAGCCTGGATGGCAGCAGCAGCAATCCTGGCCCCCGCCTCGATCATGACCCGCTCGCAGCCTTTCATGGCGCGTTCCAGATCACGATGCGGGATCAGGGTGACCGATCGATCTCCGCCCTTGAACACCTGTGCCGTGGCCGGCGTGCGGCCCTGACTGTCCATGATGATCACATCAGGTTGGCGCTCGCAGCCGCCCTCGGGTCGCGCTGTCAGGCGCGGATCATCGGCGAGGATGGTGCCGATCCCGGTCAAAACAGCGTCATGGGCGGCGCGCATGCGGTGGACAACAGCACGGCTCTCCGGCCCGGTGATCCATTGCGACACGCCATTGGCGAGCGCAATCTTCCCGTCGAGCGAGGTAGCCAGCTTCAGCGTGACAAGCGGACGCGCCGCGCCACTCATCCGTCGTCGTCTTCGCGAGGACCGAAATGGGCCGTCAGAGCTTCATCGGTGATGAATTCGCGGAAGTCTTCGACCTTGTGGAAGTCCTTGTACACCGAGGCATACCGGACATAGGCGACGGCATCGAGATTCTTCAGCCCCTCCATCACCAGCTCGCCGACACGGTCGGAGGTGACATCGGTTTCGCCCGTCGATTCGAGACGCCGCACGATGCCGGAGATCATCTGGTCGATCCGGTCGGGCTCGATATTGCGCTTTTGCATGGCGAGCTGGATCGAGCGATTGAGCTTTTCGCGGTCAAATGGAACCCGGCGCCCGGATTTCTTCATCACCGTCAGCTCGCGAAGTTGCACGCGCTCGAACGTGGTGAAACGGGCGGCGCAGGACGGACATTGCCGCCGACGCCGGATGGCATTCCCGTCCTCGGCAGGACGGGAATCTTTCACTTGGGTGTCGGGATGACCGCAAAAAGGACAACGCATGCCGGTATCTTAGGCCAGTTCGGGATAGATGGGGAAGCGTGCAGTTAACGCCTTCACCTGCTCGCGCACTTCGGCCTCCACTTCTGCATCGCCATCAGGCTGGTCCACCAAAGCATCCAGCACGCGGACCATCAGCTCGCCAACCA
The window above is part of the Maricaulis maris MCS10 genome. Proteins encoded here:
- a CDS encoding beta-ketoacyl-ACP synthase III; this translates as MTELSARIAGIGSHLPERILNNDEISAMVDTSDSWIRERTGIRQRHIAGEGVTTCDLAERAARRALEDAGIAAEELDLIVVATTTPDFTFPSVGTMLQARLGATQGAAFDVQAVCTGFVYALSMADNMIARGQAKTALVVGAETMSRILDWTDRSTCVLFGDGAGAMVLQAAEPAGEGTDRSGILGTYLRSDGRFKDLLHVDGGPSSTGTVGHLRMVGNQVFRHAITNIAESMTTIASRCGVTIEEVDWFVPHQANQRILEGVARRLSIPTEKVISTVADHGNTSAASVPLAFDRAVQDGRIKRGDLVLMEALGGGFTWGAALARY
- the plsX gene encoding phosphate acyltransferase PlsX; the encoded protein is MTAIPTISVDAMGGDLGPAAVVEGIGHALKRWPDRKATYLLHGDEALLAPLLARHPKVAAVCELRHTETLVQMTDKPSEAVRRARGSSMWNAIQSVKSGEAGAIVSSGNTGALMAIGKVILRMKKGVHRPAISANWPTPKGHTVVLDVGANVQCNATQLVEFAIMGEAYHRAVFGGEAPSVGLLNVGQEELKGNDTVREADQLIRKANLDIAYQGFIEGNDISAGGIDVVVTDGFTGNIALKTAEGTARLVAGWVRDALTSSLLAKLAAGLLSLGALERLRQRMDPRYINGGVLLGLKGIVVKSHGGADGEGFASALGLAYVMAQSDFMAQIRANLDKFASFEEQEVAAAS
- a CDS encoding ubiquinol-cytochrome C chaperone family protein, translating into MLNGLFGKKPEKARAEALYRHVVAAARSPDLYARLGVPDTVEGRFEMIILHCALVVLQLQALGDVDDARKLSQALFDTMFDDFDAGMREMGVGDSGVGKKIRFMAEGFYGRAEALRQAAGEEDPGQLQAVLARNVYNTQGDDPRASALALYVNSTIAGLDAQGGAALLDGGQPDFATP
- a CDS encoding outer membrane protein assembly factor BamE, translating into MKRRVSLTILIAACAIGASACNPVLRSHGYRYTTQDVPEIIVAEDTESSVLSRLGNPSTRGTFEENTWYYISATRESLAYLRPATRDRRIIAVTFDENGLVSDVAEYGLEDGRVVAIADRETPTRGRELTFLEQLLGNVGRLPTEQFGGEQNLPGGAGGPRRDQ
- a CDS encoding serine hydrolase domain-containing protein codes for the protein MKYVLISVLAAGLAACSGNTGSAQAVLAQDQAVDAIAREWVEAHDFNGVIMSSAPGLPPYQLVVGVADPDTARSLTADTAFQTGSVEKYFAALVVFALIDEGVLDIDTSISAYLPDYRSDTGDRLTLRHILSNQSGLPNDLLQAFRRVANGEMEAVEAIRVPEAVSLYASGDLAFEPGEQFDYALSNWLLVQYLLEEVTGLPYPQLRARHVFEPAQMRQSGGYLNDLSNTDPRVNDVAIGFDPGDPAGQGDYWSPSFFRGSYTTAADMIALERALADGRVLSAASLDLFRTVQAPQQAYAFGGRFRDWELCGETRPVSTQSGSNGASNMTSAYDIQSGHAVAMLTNVDESQGEMFALSARLLETMMGCGE
- a CDS encoding sodium-translocating pyrophosphatase, producing MNMLLLAIAAAVLAIIYGVVQTQRLMSASAGTEKMQEIASAIQEGANAYLKRQYTTIGIVGIAVCVLIAVFLGWQVALGFAIGAILSGAAGFIGMLVSVRANVRTTQAASTSLAAGLAVAFRSGAVTGMLVAGLALLGVAGYYWVLTGPMGLVLGSDETGRIIIDSLVALGFGASLISIFARLGGGIFTKGADVGGDMVGKIEAGIPEDDPRNAATIADNVGDNVGDCAGMAADLFETYAVTVVATMVLAAIFFTGELASTMVLYPLMIGAACIVTSIVGTFFVSLGKGTNVMGALYKGLIVAGVLSIGALWLVTDYTIGMGDIAEVNGKMITGMNLFWSGIIGLVVTAAIIWVTEYYTGTEYRPVKSVAKASESGHGTNVIQGLAVSLESTALPALIIIGGILGTYTLAGLFGIAISVTTMLALAGLIVALDAFGPVTDNAGGIAEMAGLDESVRNTTDTLDAVGNTTKAVTKGYAIGSAGLGALVLFAAYTTDVEHLLGIEPNFSLENPYVIVGLLFGGLLPYLFGGMSMMAVGRAATAVVAEVRRQFKEIPGIMEYKAKPDYGRAVDILTKAAIREMIVPSLLPVLSPIVLYFAINAIAGQAQALAAVGAMLLGVIVNGLFVAVSMTVGGGAWDNAKKYIEDGNHGGKGSEAHKASVTGDTVGDPYKDTAGPAVNPMIKITNIVALLLLAFLAH
- the thiL gene encoding thiamine-phosphate kinase — its product is MAGDGEFEFIRTRLLPLTEGDPAALGLADDAALLQAEPGQETVLACDSLVAGVHFLDSDTPAVVAARALRSNLSDLAAMGARPRGYLSAIAWPEALDAAWREAFVRALHREQSRYGLVLIGGDTTSTPGPLTVTLTLVGQIETGTALRRSGARPGEDVWVSGMIGDGLLGLLSARKAGTELAGALERYQAPDPRLELGLALRGLASAAIDVSDGLLADAGHIAAASACSLRVDVDTVPVSPTARDWLESGGALDALLAGGDDYELLFTAPAGCRERIAALGLSLDTNLTRIGSVMAGEGVQARWGDGSLMQPRKSGFTHF
- the nusB gene encoding transcription antitermination factor NusB, encoding MATASKESPSENRARLRRAARLSAVQALYQMEIGGLGASAVIREFREHRFGACGEAPEFVEADEDFFESLVAGVVERQADVDPAMDALLADKWRLERLDATVRAILRVGGFELLYRKDVPARVVIDEYIEVANAFFEGAEPKFINAAFDRCARGARPDEF
- the ribH gene encoding 6,7-dimethyl-8-ribityllumazine synthase; translated protein: MSAPKYLIIAGTFYRDIADGLIKGAREAIEAKGFAFDIVEVPGALEIPGTIAQAEKAGAGYDGYVALGCVIRGETTHYDYVCGESARGIMDLNLKAIPVGNGILTVENRAQALKRAIDKNKGADAANAAMMLIELRNRFRSA